TCGACTGGTGGGCTTTGAAAATCTCAATTTGGATTTGATGTTTGGTCTGCCCGGTCAAACAGCAGTGACAGCGGAACAAGATGTTAAAACGGCCATTGATTTAGCGCCAACGCATATTTCGTATTATCAACTGACCATCGAGCCGAATACGCTCTTTTATCAACAGCCGCCTGATTTACCCGAAGATGATCCCATCATTGATTGGCAGGAGGCCAGTCAACAACGTCTTGCACAAGCGGGTTACCAACAGTACGAAGTGTCTGCTTATGCCCAATCCGGCAAAGCATGCCGCCACAACCTGAACTATTGGCAGTTTGGTGACTATATTGGTATCGGGGCTGGCGCACATGGCAAAATTTCTGATGCTGCCCAACAGACGATTACGCGGCGACTCAAACACAAACAACCCCAAGCCTATATGGATAAAACCATGAATCAGGCTGGACTGTTTAAGTCAGAGTTATTAAACGTGCGGGATATTGGCTTTGAGTTTATGTTGAATGCACTCCGATTAACGGAGGGGTTTGAGACGCGTTTATTTCAACAGCGGACTGGTATCCCATTGAAGCATCTCGATAAAGCACTCCAAATCGCCGAGACAGAGAATCTCTTGCATTACGATATTCACCGGATTTGCCCAACTGAGAAAGGTCGTCGCTACCTGAATACACTCATTGAGCTATTTCTACCGGAATAGTATGCTTAGCTTTCTTCATTCATCGGGAGTTGGTGCCATGCCAAAATGCGGCTTTTTTGTCTCAGCAACGGTCATGCTTTTGGTTTCTGTTTCAGCACAGGCCGATGTATTGTCAATTGCAACGCCAACCTACACCACACCGAATAGTGCAGCTGGGGTATTAAGACCAACGCAGGGCATGACCATGCAGCAAGTTGAACAACGCTTTGGTGCACCGAGTCAGCGTTTAAATGCGATTGGTGAACCGCCGATTACACGTTGGCACTACCCTGATTTTGATGTGTTTTTCGAACACAGCCAAGTCATCCACGCCGTGGTACCACGACAACAATAATCAGGGTTCAGTGACCGTCTCAATACCCAAAAACCGACGTTTTGCCCAGTTAGGTAAAGTCCCTACCCGCGCATGATGCAGAGAATCTGATTCAATAACGATTAACGCCAGTGTTGTCAGCAAAGTTGGCAAAAAACCTAAACCACCGATAAAGGCAAATACCGCTTCTTTCATCATGCCTAAATAAGTGTAGCCGAGAAATCCCAGAACAGTGATACTGACCAGAATCAGTAAAACGGATGCGAATAACTTGCTCCAACGCCGGGCAATCTGCCAGTGAATGTAAACAAACTCACTATCACTGCGCTTGACACGACTGGCGCGCCAGAACGTATAGCCAAGAAAACAAAAAGACAGCACTGGCACCAATACAATAAATTCAAAATAGCTTTTTCCTGTTGCAGCTATCGCCGTAAACAACAAGATATGGTTGGCAATGAGATTGGTCAGAAAGATATCGTGTGGCGTGCGCGCGATACTTCTTTCCGTTTCTGTTGGCGCCAGTGCCGCCGTCATTTAGGTACCCATATTATTCAATATCGCATCACGGACCGAATCCAGATCCGCATTCACTGTTACCACAGCAGAAGTGCTCTGCTTAATAGCCGTATCGGGATCTTTCAGACCATGACCAGTCAGCGTACAAACCACTTTACTGTTTTCTGGAATCTTGCCATTCTTGATATCCCGTAATGCGCCAGCAACAGAAGCCGCCGAAGCCGGTTCACAGAAAATGCCTTCCATTTCTGCTAGTAACTTTTGAGCCGCAAGAATTTCTTCATCGGTGCACTCATCAAACCAACCGCCTGATTCTTCTTTCACTTTCCAGGCCTTGTCCCAGCTTTGCGGATGGCCAATTCGAATGGCGGTCGCGACTGTTTCGGGATCATCTACCATGTGGCCACGCATAAATGGGGCACTGCCACTGGCTTGAAAGCCCAGCATTTTTGGCCGCGTGGCGACAATACCATCTTCATAATATTCGCTGTAGCCCATCCAATGCGCGGTAATATTGCCAGCATTACCGACCGGCAGACAGTGATAATCTGGCGCACAAGATAATTCTTCAACAATTTCAAACGCGGCTGTTTTCTGACCTTGTAGTCGATACGGGTTAATCGAATTAACGATAGTCACCGGTGCATGCTGAGCGACATCTTTA
The genomic region above belongs to Methylophaga frappieri and contains:
- the hemW gene encoding radical SAM family heme chaperone HemW; amino-acid sequence: MFHFTTLPPLSLYIHVPWCVRKCPYCDFNSHHARDTLPEKAYVQALLADLEQELPLIWGRTVNSIFIGGGTPSLFSAEAYDQLFSGIRSLLPLRADAEITLEANPGTFEAARFHDYRQLGINRLSIGIQSFDNNALMRLGRIHDGEEAKRAVEIARLVGFENLNLDLMFGLPGQTAVTAEQDVKTAIDLAPTHISYYQLTIEPNTLFYQQPPDLPEDDPIIDWQEASQQRLAQAGYQQYEVSAYAQSGKACRHNLNYWQFGDYIGIGAGAHGKISDAAQQTITRRLKHKQPQAYMDKTMNQAGLFKSELLNVRDIGFEFMLNALRLTEGFETRLFQQRTGIPLKHLDKALQIAETENLLHYDIHRICPTEKGRRYLNTLIELFLPE
- the thrC gene encoding threonine synthase, translating into MQFRPRYTGLIEHYRDRLPVNDDTRLISLGEGNTPLIKLNNIPKKIGKHVDMYIKYEGLNPTGSFKDRGMTMAVTKAVEEGSKAIICASTGNTSAAAAAYASRAGITAFVLIPDGKIAQGKLAQAMMHGATVIQIKGNFDQGMQLVKDVAQHAPVTIVNSINPYRLQGQKTAAFEIVEELSCAPDYHCLPVGNAGNITAHWMGYSEYYEDGIVATRPKMLGFQASGSAPFMRGHMVDDPETVATAIRIGHPQSWDKAWKVKEESGGWFDECTDEEILAAQKLLAEMEGIFCEPASAASVAGALRDIKNGKIPENSKVVCTLTGHGLKDPDTAIKQSTSAVVTVNADLDSVRDAILNNMGT